From a single Sorghum bicolor cultivar BTx623 chromosome 5, Sorghum_bicolor_NCBIv3, whole genome shotgun sequence genomic region:
- the LOC110435753 gene encoding uncharacterized protein LOC110435753 isoform X1, with amino-acid sequence MLRSSVRQMRYRLKKKYFNGVPANEVRTSSLVSCMSDDEWNALTAKWKNPKNMETSEKNKTNRSKVKYHQTTGSRSYVAHLHAYKKQSNNAEPSTHQNEELDVVEAFKTCHTSSKKGLDESAREALSNMEALRAAPVDEGETAASSVQVVSQALPKNSSNSFLKNIGIKPTASSKPAALNESDLREQLAAEARAAVQGELDALKKKSEEADEKLERQQKEMEEMRKQTEINQKEMQENNMLLRRLLSLNNAST; translated from the exons ATGCTGCGCTCTTCGGTGCGACAAATGCGCTATCGGCTGAAGAAAAAGTACTTCAATGGTGTGCCTGCAAATGAGGTTCGGACATCTTCTCTAGTTTCATGCATGTCTGATGATGAGTGGAATGCACTGACTGCAAAGTGGAAAAATCCAAAGAACATG GAAACAAGTGAAAAGAACAAGACTAATCGTAGTAAAGTCAAGTATCATCAGACTACCGGCTCTCGCAGCTATGTGGCACACTTGCATGCATAT AAGAAGCAAAGTAACAATGCAGAACCAAGCACTCACCAAAATGAAGAACTTGATGTGGTGGAGGCCTTCAAGACCTGCCATACCAGCTCCAAAAAAGGTCTTGATGAATCAGCAAGAGAGGCACTT TCCAACATGGAAGCTTTGAGGGCAGCCCCTGTTGATGAAGGTGAGACAGCAGCTTCTAGTGTGCAGGTTGTGTCCCAGGCCCTCCCCAAGAACAGCTCGAACAGTTTCCTCAAGAATATTGGCATCAAACCAACGGCATCGTCTAAGCCTGCAGCATTGAATGAAAGCGACCTTCGGGAGCAACTAGCAGCTGAAGCTAGAGCTGCTGTACAGGGTGAACTCGATGCTCTCAAGAAGAAAAGTGAAGAAGCTGATGAAAAGCTCGAGAGGCAACAAAAGGAGATGGAGGAGATGAGGAAGCAGACAGAGATAAACCAGAAGGAAATGCAGGAGAACAATATGCTGCTCAGGCGTCTGTTGTCCCTCAACAATGCTTCGACATGA
- the LOC110435753 gene encoding uncharacterized protein LOC110435753 isoform X2 translates to MLRSSVRQMRYRLKKKYFNGVPANEVRTSSLVSCMSDDEWNALTAKWKNPKNMETSEKNKTNRSKVKYHQTTGSRSYVAHLHAYKQSNNAEPSTHQNEELDVVEAFKTCHTSSKKGLDESAREALSNMEALRAAPVDEGETAASSVQVVSQALPKNSSNSFLKNIGIKPTASSKPAALNESDLREQLAAEARAAVQGELDALKKKSEEADEKLERQQKEMEEMRKQTEINQKEMQENNMLLRRLLSLNNAST, encoded by the exons ATGCTGCGCTCTTCGGTGCGACAAATGCGCTATCGGCTGAAGAAAAAGTACTTCAATGGTGTGCCTGCAAATGAGGTTCGGACATCTTCTCTAGTTTCATGCATGTCTGATGATGAGTGGAATGCACTGACTGCAAAGTGGAAAAATCCAAAGAACATG GAAACAAGTGAAAAGAACAAGACTAATCGTAGTAAAGTCAAGTATCATCAGACTACCGGCTCTCGCAGCTATGTGGCACACTTGCATGCATAT AAGCAAAGTAACAATGCAGAACCAAGCACTCACCAAAATGAAGAACTTGATGTGGTGGAGGCCTTCAAGACCTGCCATACCAGCTCCAAAAAAGGTCTTGATGAATCAGCAAGAGAGGCACTT TCCAACATGGAAGCTTTGAGGGCAGCCCCTGTTGATGAAGGTGAGACAGCAGCTTCTAGTGTGCAGGTTGTGTCCCAGGCCCTCCCCAAGAACAGCTCGAACAGTTTCCTCAAGAATATTGGCATCAAACCAACGGCATCGTCTAAGCCTGCAGCATTGAATGAAAGCGACCTTCGGGAGCAACTAGCAGCTGAAGCTAGAGCTGCTGTACAGGGTGAACTCGATGCTCTCAAGAAGAAAAGTGAAGAAGCTGATGAAAAGCTCGAGAGGCAACAAAAGGAGATGGAGGAGATGAGGAAGCAGACAGAGATAAACCAGAAGGAAATGCAGGAGAACAATATGCTGCTCAGGCGTCTGTTGTCCCTCAACAATGCTTCGACATGA